The Nitratidesulfovibrio sp. DNA segment GAAGGGGCTGGCAAGGGGGACGCCGCGCAACGGTGCTGTTACTCGCCGCGCAACGGGTGGTGCGGAGGGCAGCGGCAGCCCCTGGCCGCAATGTCCGGAAGCTACAGGCCCAGTTGGGCGAGCAGGTCGTCCACGTTTTCCTGCGAGGTACCGCGTTGCGGCCCCTTCAGTTCGGAGACCACCTGGCGGGTTTCCGCCTCGATCTGCGAGATGTCCTTTTCCGGGGTTTCCTCACGCGCGCGAATCAGCAGGCCGGTGGACAGGTAGAGTTCCACCACGGTGTTTTCGATGGTGCGCAGGGCCTCGATGATCTTCTTGATGCGCTGGCCGGTCAGGTCCTGGAAGCCGAGGGTGGTCAGGATTTCCACAAGCCCCTCGCCCAGTTCTGCGTTGATCTGCACCATGCGCTCAAGGGCACGTTCCACGCCCGCTCCGGCGCGGACGGCCTCTATCAGCACTGCCGCTTCCTTCTGGCGTTCGATCTGCACCTCGACCACGTCCATGATCGATTCGGTGGCTTCCTGCGTGGTGACCAGGATTTCGTCCAGTTGGCGCGAGGCCTCGTTGAACAGGCGGTCGGCATCCTCGCGTTGCACGGGTTGCACGCCATCGGGCGCTTCCTGCCCGCCGGGCTTCGCGGCGGTGGAGATTTCGCGGTAGATGGTTTGCAGGCCCCCGCGCATGTCGTCGCTGATGCGGCGGTAGAATTCGCTTTCCACCAGTGCACGGGTAAGATTGGTGGTGAGTTCCCGTTCGATGGTGGCGGAAAGCACGTCGCGGATGTTCACGACGAGGTTGTTCGTCACGCGTTCCATCACGTTGTCGAGCAGTTCTTCCTGCGTGACCATGGTGCGCTCCTGCTGGTGGTGTGTGCGCCGTGCCGTGCGGCAGTGCGGTTGGCGTGGCCCGTGGGGGCTGGTTCCGGTCCGTGTCCGGGGCCGGATGTGCGCCAGAACCGGGGTAAAACCAGAAACCCGATCTGGGGCCGGAAGTCCGCAGTGGCGAACCTAGCAGATAGCACGCCGCCGGAAAAGCGGAAAACCGGGGAAAGGTGTGCCTGCCGACACGTGGGGGGGGCTTTGCAGTACGGCACGGCGTGGGGACGTTGCCTGGCATCGCGCGGGCGAGAAGGGCGGGGGCTGTGCCGAAAAGATGCGGGGGGTGCGCGGCTTGTTCCGCGCACCCCCCGCCGGGGTGTCTCATTGCAGGGCTGGCATGGGCAACGCCCATGCGGGAGTGGCCCGTGCGGCAGCGGCGGCTACAGGCCGCCGTTCTCCACTTCCACGTTCATGGCACCCACGGGGCACACGCGCGTACACAGGCCGCAGGCGGTGCAACGATCCTTGTCGAACACCACGACCCGCGCCTCGATGTCCATGGCCAGGGCCGAGGTGGGACAGATGGCGGTGCACATGCCGCAGTGCATGCAACTGTCCTCGTCGCGCGAGATGCGCTGCGAGACGTCGGTGACGGTCACGTCCTGCTCGCGCAGGTAGGCGATACCCTTCAGACAGTTGTCTTCGCCCCCGGAAATCTCCAGGGTCAGGTAGCCTTCCTTGCGCGGGGTGATCTGGGCCTTCAGGATGTTGACCGTAAGGTCGTACCTGCGCACAAGGTCGCTCACGATGGGCTTGCCCGAGATTTCGGGCGGGAACGTGAGGTGGATGTTCTTGCGGTAAGGCTTGGTCTGTTGTTCGGTCATGCTGTTTCCGGGCCGGAGCACCGGGTACTCGGATTATTTGTTCTCGCTCAGGAACTTCTTGGCGCGCTGCGCTTCGGGCGAATCGGGCAGCTTCTTGATCAGCTCGTCCAGGCGCACCTTGCCGGCGTCCTTCTTGCCGAGCTTGTAGAAGCAGATGCCCTGCTTGAGCAGCGACGAAGCGTACTTG contains these protein-coding regions:
- a CDS encoding protein phosphatase CheZ — protein: MVTQEELLDNVMERVTNNLVVNIRDVLSATIERELTTNLTRALVESEFYRRISDDMRGGLQTIYREISTAAKPGGQEAPDGVQPVQREDADRLFNEASRQLDEILVTTQEATESIMDVVEVQIERQKEAAVLIEAVRAGAGVERALERMVQINAELGEGLVEILTTLGFQDLTGQRIKKIIEALRTIENTVVELYLSTGLLIRAREETPEKDISQIEAETRQVVSELKGPQRGTSQENVDDLLAQLGL
- a CDS encoding NIL domain-containing protein; amino-acid sequence: MTEQQTKPYRKNIHLTFPPEISGKPIVSDLVRRYDLTVNILKAQITPRKEGYLTLEISGGEDNCLKGIAYLREQDVTVTDVSQRISRDEDSCMHCGMCTAICPTSALAMDIEARVVVFDKDRCTACGLCTRVCPVGAMNVEVENGGL